A portion of the Pseudoxanthomonas sp. JBR18 genome contains these proteins:
- a CDS encoding MFS transporter, with protein sequence MSTATVPLRNDAKVLTLSALGGALEFYDFVVFVFFAKTLAGLFFPADIPAWLAQLQTFGIFAAGYLVRPIGGVVMAHFGDRIGRKRLFAFSVFLMALPTLCIGLLPTYAQVGVLAPLLLLFLRLLQGLAIGGEMPGAWVFVAEHAPPKKVGFAVASLSAGINVGTLMGSLMASAMAHFFTPAELAGHAWRIPFLIGGVFGFISVWLRRWLDETPVFAQIRARRAQAQLPIREVLRHYRGGVLVSMCVTWILTAGIVVVILMTPTLIQSSFGIAPALASEGNVLAAVCLVIGCVWTGVLSDRIGRAPALLVASLSLLVAVYLLYFDLANGGRHFLPLYALAGFTSGVAGVTPAVMSASFPATVRYTGLALSYNLAYAIAGAATPPLVAFLSRQVGPLAPAHYVAGVALVNVALACYLWKRPAVEAAA encoded by the coding sequence ATGTCCACCGCCACCGTCCCGCTCCGCAACGATGCCAAGGTCCTGACCCTGTCGGCCCTGGGCGGCGCGCTGGAGTTCTACGATTTCGTGGTCTTCGTGTTTTTCGCCAAGACCCTGGCCGGGCTGTTCTTCCCGGCCGACATCCCGGCCTGGCTGGCACAGCTGCAGACCTTCGGCATCTTCGCCGCCGGTTATCTGGTGCGGCCCATCGGTGGGGTGGTGATGGCGCACTTCGGCGACCGCATCGGGCGCAAGCGGCTGTTCGCTTTCAGCGTGTTCCTGATGGCGCTGCCGACGCTGTGCATCGGCCTGCTGCCCACCTACGCCCAGGTCGGCGTGCTGGCGCCGCTGCTGCTGCTGTTCCTGCGCCTGCTGCAGGGCCTGGCGATCGGTGGCGAAATGCCGGGCGCCTGGGTGTTCGTGGCCGAGCATGCGCCGCCGAAGAAGGTCGGCTTCGCCGTGGCCAGCCTCTCGGCCGGCATCAACGTCGGCACGCTGATGGGCTCGCTGATGGCCTCGGCGATGGCGCACTTCTTCACCCCGGCCGAGCTGGCCGGGCACGCCTGGCGCATTCCGTTCCTGATCGGCGGCGTGTTCGGTTTCATCTCGGTGTGGCTGCGGCGCTGGCTGGATGAAACGCCGGTCTTCGCGCAGATCCGTGCGCGCCGCGCGCAGGCGCAGCTGCCGATCAGGGAAGTCCTGCGCCACTACCGTGGCGGCGTGCTGGTCTCGATGTGCGTGACCTGGATCCTGACCGCCGGCATCGTGGTGGTGATCCTGATGACGCCCACGCTGATCCAGTCCTCCTTCGGCATCGCCCCGGCGCTGGCCAGCGAGGGCAATGTGCTGGCGGCGGTCTGCCTGGTCATCGGCTGCGTGTGGACCGGTGTGCTGAGCGACCGCATCGGCCGTGCGCCGGCGCTGCTGGTGGCCTCGCTGTCGCTGCTGGTGGCCGTCTATCTTCTGTATTTCGATCTGGCCAATGGCGGGCGCCACTTCCTGCCGCTGTACGCGCTGGCCGGTTTCACCTCTGGCGTGGCGGGGGTGACCCCGGCGGTGATGAGCGCCTCCTTCCCGGCCACGGTGCGCTATACCGGGCTGGCGCTGTCTTACAACCTGGCCTACGCGATTGCCGGCGCGGCCACGCCGCCGCTGGTGGCCTTCCTCTCGCGCCAGGTCGGGCCGCTGGCCCCGGCGCACTACGTGGCAGGCGTGGCCCTGGTCAACGTCGCCCTGGCTTGCTATCTGTGGAAGCGCCCGGCCGTCGAAGCCGCCGCCTAG